One genomic segment of Erythrolamprus reginae isolate rEryReg1 chromosome 2, rEryReg1.hap1, whole genome shotgun sequence includes these proteins:
- the AP1M2 gene encoding AP-1 complex subunit mu-2 isoform X2 codes for MQPGNAEIRAGDRLTGAAARGDIAEVRHLLHLELVHPDSHNRFGKSALQVMMFGNIFVAEELLKQGANPNIQDGSGITPAHDAARTGFLDTLKILVEHGADINVPDASGSLPIHVAIQEGHTDVVSFLAPQTQLQQKDSKGRTPLELAEHLGLSHIQCILEHHLSVPA; via the exons ATGCAACCTGGAAATGCCGAGATCCGGGCTGGAGACCGGCTAACCGGAGCTGCTGCCCGGGGAGATATAGCTGAAGTCCGACACCTTCTGCATCTGGAGCTGGTGCATCCTGACTCCCATAATCGTTTTGGCAAGAGCGCACTGCAA GTAATGATGTTTGGCAATATCTTTGTAGCTGAAGAACTGCTAAAGCAAGGTGCCAACCCTAACATCcaagatgggtctggcataacGCCTGCCCATGATGCTGCCCGCACTGGCTTTCTTGACACCTTGAAAATCTTGGTGGAGCATGGTGCAGATATCAATGTCCCAGATGCTTCTGGATCACTGCCGATCCATGTCGCTATTCAAGAAGGTCATACAGATGTGGTTTCTTTCTTGGCACCTCAAACCCAACTGCAGCAGAAGGACTCCAAGGGGCGAACACCATTGGAGCTAGCAGAGCATCTCGGGCTTTCACACATCCAGTGCATCCTTGAGCACCACCTTTCTGTCCCAGCTTAA